In Peptostreptococcus equinus, the DNA window ATATCAACCATATTAATTGCAATAATATTTATAAAAAATAGCCTGAAATAATCAGGCTAATTTTTTATTTAATTATTAGTCCAACATTTCAATGAATGCACCAATTCTAGTTCTTAATTGCTGTACATCTGAATCTGTATAGTCTGTTTCTATGCCGAGAACTGGTATACCATCTTTTTTAAGTTCTCTTTCTACCAAGAAGCCTTCTGTATCATATAGATTACAGAACTTTAAGTTCAAATCTATTACACCATCAATTTTATATTCTTTACATAACCTTTTAATATCTTCTATTCTATCATTGTTTGGTGTAAAACATGCACAATTTATTCCCATATATCTTTGAGCTAGAACATCTATTTGATCTTCTAAACCATCTTTAGATTCATCAACCAAGTTTTCAAAATACCTAGTACCTGTACACATCTCTTCACATACTACTGCACCGCCAGAAGTCTCAATAATATTGTGAATTTTCCAGTTTGGTATAGCAAGTGGAGTTCCTGCAAGTAATATTCTCTTTGTTCCCTTAGGGAATACACTTACACCTTCTTCAACTCTTTTATCTAATTCATCACAAAGTGCATTTGTCATTTGAGTAAATCTAGTAGGATCATCATAAAAAGCTATTTGAGAAATTAAAAGAACATCCTTACCTGAAATTGGTATATTTATATTTTTTCTAAAATTACTTAATCTCTGTAAAGCTCTTCTTTTATCATTTATTAATTTTATAGAATTTTTTAAAGAATCGGCTGTTACTTTATTTCCCGTAAATTCTTCTACTGTATTTTTAAAGTCAGTTATTTCTTCTGCCCAAGCTTTGTAATCTTTTCTTCTCTTCATTTGTGGCAAATCCATTACATACATAGGAACATCTTCACCAAGTATTTCCCATGCTTTTTTCTTACCATCACATGTTGTTTCACCAATATACATATCAGCTATTCTAAAGAATGGACATGTCTTATCTAATCTTGCTCCAACCGAAGCTTTAATCAATGGACATGTATTTGTAGGAAGTACTTTTTCTCCACCAGGAACCCAAAATTGTGATCCACCACATAAACCAGTTGCTATAGCATCTGCACCAAATACTATTTCATCTGGTACAAATATGCAAAAAGAACCAAAAACCTTTTTCCCTTTTTTCTGTGCTTCAATAAGTTCAGCAGGTCTTACACCATGTATTTCAGATACAACAAAATCATAGTAAGCCATGTTTTCAGGTCTATTTTCTTGTGATAAATATACGTCTGTAAACGCTTGCGGTAATACTTCACATAATTGATCATGTGTCTCTAAATCCATACCTAGGTCTTTCCACATTTCTTTGTAATCAGCCATTTTCAACCCTCCAAATAATAAAAAATAAATAATACAAGTTCATATTATCATATAATAATTAAATATTATAGTGTAAAAAGAAAGTATAGAATATAACAATATACTAGCAATACATTTATTGTTACATTCTATACTTTTAGAATTTTAATTATTAATGATATTTCTTTATTGCTTTAATCAAATCTTCAACATCATAGATATTGTTAAAGTATCCAAAAGTAAATCTTATGCATCCCTTTGGAAAATTATCAATTGCTTGATGGGACATTTTAGAACACTGAATTCCTACTCTATTCATTATCCCATCTTGTAAGTCTAAATTGAAGGCCAAATCTGAATCGTCTATTATTTTACTTGATAAGCATAAAAATGATCCCTCTCCCCATACTTTTATTGAGTCAATATCTTTAAGGCCATCTTTAGCTAAATTACAAAGCTTATTCTTTTTGTCTATTATTTTGTCTATTCCAATCAGTGATATGTATTCTAATGCAGCATCCAGACCAAATATTGCAGGATGATTTAATGTCCCCGCTTCTAGTCTATCAGGTAATGTATTTGGCATATTAAAATCTGCTGATTTACTTCCAGTACCTCCAAATAATAGAGGCTTCACATTATTTTTTATTGAAGAATTCAAAATCAACAAACCTAATCCTTCAGAGCCCATCAATCCTATATGAGCTGAAAATATAATGGCATCAAACCCTAATTCTTTCATAGAAAATTTATACTCACACATTGCTTGACTAAAATCCCCAATTAAGAAAATATTATTGCTATTACAATAGTCAATTAATGTTTTAAAATTATCAGTAGACTCTATCAAATTTCTTCCACCAACATTATCTACAATATTTAGTAAAATATATCTTGTATTCTTATCTATTTGATTTATAAGTTCTTCAACTTCATATTTTCCTTCATTATTGGCTTTCCATATTATCACTTTATTTGAATTTTGTTTTTTTATATTATTTGCGATCCTCCATACAGAATTATGGTTTCTATCATCTATTACTATGGTATTCCTTTTATCTAATAAACCATTCATTATTATGTTTAAGGATTCAGTAGCAGATCCAGTAAAAATACATTCTGAAGAATCAGGTGCATCTACAAATTTAAGTATTCTCTCTCTAATATCAATAATTTTGGATGACAAATTATATGACTTCATATATGTTCCTCTATTTATTGAAAAAGATTCGTTATTAATAAAATCAGATATTCTAGTAGAAATGCCTGGAGCTTTTGGATAAGATGTAGATGCATTATCTAAGTATATATCACTTACAAAGGCTTTCTTTATAGACTCTATATCAACTAAAGTATGATATTCTCCATTTTCACCACAAGGATCAGTGTTAGGATTTTGCAATATAATTTCATCTAATAAATTTTTATCTATAACTTTTCCTATATATAAATTAGGCAAATAATCCTCGTTTATTTTTATTATTCTAGCTTGCATATCTGTTTTTAAAAATTCATTAATTACATCTATAGAATCCATAAATTTCATAGGATGTATAGCCTCTATGCCAGCATTAATACATCTACTATTGTTCCATTTTATATGTTTATTTATATTGAAATCACCAAACACACAAGCTTTTGCACCTATATTTTTAAAATATATTAAAGCTTTTTCAAAATTATTCTCATATGTATCTATATCTGTATAAGTAAAAAATATATCACACCTTAATATTTGAGCTACATTATCATAGTACTCTTTATCTACATTATGAGACCAAGACATTCCATTTTCTTTTGAAGATACAATTAGCCCTATTAATCTATTTCCCTGTTCAATAAATTTTTTTATTGCCAATATTGAATCTTTACCCCCACTAAAAGAAGCTACAAATTCCATAAAACCCTCCTGTAATGAATATAAAAAATCTACTATGAATTAATTATATCATAGTAGATAAATGACTCGAATTGGTAAACAATAAAATTGGCGGGAATGCGTGAGAATCGAACTCACCCAAGAGGCTACTAACCCCTCATACTAGTTTTGAAGACTAGAGGGCACACCAGCACCCATTCACCCCCGTGTACTTAACCATCTTATCATAGTTACCTATAATGTTCAACTATAATATAGTATAACGTTATAGAAAAAACATATAACAAACAAAAGACTTTTCTATAATTATATATTATCAATTTTCCAATCTATAGGATCTTTACCAATATTTTCTAATATTTCATTAGTCTTTTTAAAATGATTACATCCGAAAAAACCTCTATGTGCTGACAATGGACTTGGATGTGGAGCTTCCAATATATAATGCTTACTTGTATCAATTATTGACTTTTTACTCCTTGCATTTGCTCCCCATAATATAAAAATCACTGGATCATTTCTTTGACTCAAATATTTAATTACAGAGTCAGTAAACAATTCCCATCCCTTACCTTTATGAGAATTTGCTTGATGTGCTCTCACAGTTAGTGCGGTATTTAAGAGCAAGACTCCTTGATCTGCCCATTTTGCTAAATATCCATTGTTTGGAATTTCATATCCAAATTCTTCTTTTATCTCCTTATACATATTTAATAATGAAGGTGGAATCTTTATACCCTTTTGTACTGAGAAAGCAAGACCATGTGCTTGGCCTATATCATGATATGGATCTTGACCTAGTATCAAAACTTTGGTGTTAGAATATGATGTAGATTTTAATGCGTTAAAAATTGAAAACATATCTGGAAAAATTTCATAATTCTTATATTCATATTTTAAAAACTCTCTTAGTTTCAAATAATATTCTTTTTTAAATTCTTCCTTTAGTATTTCATCCCAGTCATTACCTAAATTAACCATTTCTACACCACCTTTAATCATTTATTGAGCTATTACATCATTTTCTTTTTTACTTTCATCATCACTTACTATCTTTACATTTAGCTTATGCGGTAAACATACTATACTTTGACCTGGTTTACTTATAAATCCTGTTTTAACACAGACTTTATCAGGACAATTTGTTTCAATCATCTCTATTCCATTATCATGTATTTTTAAAACGTTTTTATTACCAGCATCACTAATATATATCTTTTTTTCTTTATCTAAAGAATAAGTTCCGTATAATTTATTTTTCAAATATATTTCTACTCTATCACCTTTATCTTTATTTATAAATTTATTTATAATTATAAATTGTCCAATTAAAATTGCTACTATCAGTATTAAAATAATATCTCTCTTTTTCATTACTTCTCCTAAATTTATGATATAATAATTATGTTCATTCAATTTTAATTATAACATAAAAAAGGGAGGAAAAATGAAAAAAAAATTAACGATTATTTTAGCTTTACTTTTGTTATTTTTTGCAGGACTTTATATAATTAAGGAAGATCCATTTACAAAAAAAGGTACATTTAGTAAAACTAATTACTATTTAGATACAGTTAATACGGTTACAATCATAGATGTTAAAGAAAAAGATCAAGCTAAAATATTATCTGATGTAGATAATACAATTAGAGATATACATAACGAAATGAGTCTTCAGCAATCATCAAGCAATATTAATAAGTTAAATGACAAGGCTGGGATAGAGCCAGTAAAAGTCTCAAACGATATATACAATATAATAGATAAATCAATAAAATATTCAAAACTAACTGATGGAACTTTTTCTACTGCTGTAGGACCATTGACATTATTGTGGGGTATCGGAGGAGAATCACCTAAAGTACCTACAAAGGAAGAAATCGATAAAGTACTTCCTTTACTAAATTATAATGATATTGTCCTAAACGAAAAAGAGCATACAATTTTTTTAAAGAAAAAATCTATGAAAATTGATTTAGGTGGTATAGCCAAGGGATACTGTGCTGATAAACTAGCCAGACAATTAAAAAGCAAAGGTGTAAAAAATGCTATTATAAATCTCGGTGGAAACATATATGTATATGGTAAAAATCAAAAGGATAAAAACTTCACTGTTGGAATACAGGATCCATCAGCTTCAAATCAAGAAGTTATGGGTCAAGTTACACTTACTAATAAATCTGTGGTAACTTCTGGTATATATGAAAGATATATAGAGAAAGATGGAAAAATATATCATCATATGCTTGACCCAAAAACTGGATATCCATTTGAAAATAACTTGAGTAGTGTTACTATAATTTCAGATAATTCAGTAGATGGAGACTCGCTTTCTACTTCTACATATGGGCTTGGATTAGAAAAAGGTATGAATTTTATTAATTCATTAGATGGTGTAGATGCAATA includes these proteins:
- a CDS encoding double-cubane-cluster-containing anaerobic reductase, whose product is MADYKEMWKDLGMDLETHDQLCEVLPQAFTDVYLSQENRPENMAYYDFVVSEIHGVRPAELIEAQKKGKKVFGSFCIFVPDEIVFGADAIATGLCGGSQFWVPGGEKVLPTNTCPLIKASVGARLDKTCPFFRIADMYIGETTCDGKKKAWEILGEDVPMYVMDLPQMKRRKDYKAWAEEITDFKNTVEEFTGNKVTADSLKNSIKLINDKRRALQRLSNFRKNINIPISGKDVLLISQIAFYDDPTRFTQMTNALCDELDKRVEEGVSVFPKGTKRILLAGTPLAIPNWKIHNIIETSGGAVVCEEMCTGTRYFENLVDESKDGLEDQIDVLAQRYMGINCACFTPNNDRIEDIKRLCKEYKIDGVIDLNLKFCNLYDTEGFLVERELKKDGIPVLGIETDYTDSDVQQLRTRIGAFIEMLD
- a CDS encoding aminotransferase class V-fold PLP-dependent enzyme; this encodes MEFVASFSGGKDSILAIKKFIEQGNRLIGLIVSSKENGMSWSHNVDKEYYDNVAQILRCDIFFTYTDIDTYENNFEKALIYFKNIGAKACVFGDFNINKHIKWNNSRCINAGIEAIHPMKFMDSIDVINEFLKTDMQARIIKINEDYLPNLYIGKVIDKNLLDEIILQNPNTDPCGENGEYHTLVDIESIKKAFVSDIYLDNASTSYPKAPGISTRISDFINNESFSINRGTYMKSYNLSSKIIDIRERILKFVDAPDSSECIFTGSATESLNIIMNGLLDKRNTIVIDDRNHNSVWRIANNIKKQNSNKVIIWKANNEGKYEVEELINQIDKNTRYILLNIVDNVGGRNLIESTDNFKTLIDYCNSNNIFLIGDFSQAMCEYKFSMKELGFDAIIFSAHIGLMGSEGLGLLILNSSIKNNVKPLLFGGTGSKSADFNMPNTLPDRLEAGTLNHPAIFGLDAALEYISLIGIDKIIDKKNKLCNLAKDGLKDIDSIKVWGEGSFLCLSSKIIDDSDLAFNLDLQDGIMNRVGIQCSKMSHQAIDNFPKGCIRFTFGYFNNIYDVEDLIKAIKKYH
- a CDS encoding uracil-DNA glycosylase; this encodes MVNLGNDWDEILKEEFKKEYYLKLREFLKYEYKNYEIFPDMFSIFNALKSTSYSNTKVLILGQDPYHDIGQAHGLAFSVQKGIKIPPSLLNMYKEIKEEFGYEIPNNGYLAKWADQGVLLLNTALTVRAHQANSHKGKGWELFTDSVIKYLSQRNDPVIFILWGANARSKKSIIDTSKHYILEAPHPSPLSAHRGFFGCNHFKKTNEILENIGKDPIDWKIDNI
- a CDS encoding NusG domain II-containing protein; translated protein: MKKRDIILILIVAILIGQFIIINKFINKDKGDRVEIYLKNKLYGTYSLDKEKKIYISDAGNKNVLKIHDNGIEMIETNCPDKVCVKTGFISKPGQSIVCLPHKLNVKIVSDDESKKENDVIAQ
- a CDS encoding FAD:protein FMN transferase: MKKKLTIILALLLLFFAGLYIIKEDPFTKKGTFSKTNYYLDTVNTVTIIDVKEKDQAKILSDVDNTIRDIHNEMSLQQSSSNINKLNDKAGIEPVKVSNDIYNIIDKSIKYSKLTDGTFSTAVGPLTLLWGIGGESPKVPTKEEIDKVLPLLNYNDIVLNEKEHTIFLKKKSMKIDLGGIAKGYCADKLARQLKSKGVKNAIINLGGNIYVYGKNQKDKNFTVGIQDPSASNQEVMGQVTLTNKSVVTSGIYERYIEKDGKIYHHMLDPKTGYPFENNLSSVTIISDNSVDGDSLSTSTYGLGLEKGMNFINSLDGVDAIFITKDKKVYVTKNIKNILKITKKNYHLAN